A stretch of the Archangium violaceum genome encodes the following:
- a CDS encoding deoxyhypusine synthase family protein: MAKTPSNSKKNLRSHYSGARKADPRPITGKESPSELLEHAFSAYVGRQERTAFELMRRSMEVDASIFLTLSGAMTPAGLHQSCIIPLIEKGIISALTTTGANLYHDAHRIIGHAIREVNPNAGDLQYRLARIIRIYDLGFWEEALLDTDRLFSALLRRPEFQRKMTTAEFHYLLGKNIQAIEKQLGVKQPSLLSTCYKYGVPIFVGAVQDGSIFLNAVKLKRLLGAEFKFEIDINDDVYWMSAIQHYCRHHFSNKMAIWILGGGVPKNYTLQGEPLLDQILGVPTDGFDIDVQFCVDPVDNGALSSCPAGEGHTWGKVSMEAVEAGSMYVHTDVTAVFPWLTHALLSDTKMKRKPRRLMDVMQEAVAFLDKDVQKRRKSLMKTIDWSPEDPKPNPDEHTAYVR; the protein is encoded by the coding sequence ATGGCCAAGACCCCCTCGAACAGCAAGAAGAACCTGCGCTCCCACTATTCGGGGGCTCGCAAGGCGGACCCGCGTCCCATCACCGGCAAGGAGTCTCCCTCCGAGCTCCTGGAGCACGCCTTCTCCGCCTACGTGGGGCGCCAGGAGCGCACCGCGTTCGAGTTGATGCGCCGCTCCATGGAGGTGGACGCCTCCATCTTCCTCACGCTCTCGGGCGCGATGACCCCGGCGGGTCTCCACCAGAGCTGCATCATCCCGCTCATCGAGAAGGGCATCATCTCCGCGCTCACCACCACCGGCGCCAACCTCTACCACGATGCCCACCGCATCATCGGCCACGCCATCCGCGAGGTGAACCCCAACGCGGGTGACCTCCAGTACCGCCTGGCCCGCATCATCCGCATCTACGACCTGGGCTTCTGGGAGGAGGCGCTGCTCGACACCGACCGGCTCTTCTCCGCGCTCCTGCGCCGCCCCGAGTTCCAGCGCAAGATGACCACCGCCGAGTTCCACTACCTGCTCGGCAAGAACATCCAGGCCATCGAGAAGCAGCTCGGCGTGAAGCAGCCGTCGCTGCTGTCCACCTGCTACAAGTACGGCGTGCCCATCTTCGTGGGCGCCGTGCAGGACGGCTCCATCTTCCTCAACGCCGTGAAGCTCAAGCGGCTGCTGGGCGCGGAGTTCAAGTTCGAGATCGACATCAACGACGACGTCTACTGGATGTCGGCGATCCAGCACTACTGCCGCCACCACTTCTCCAACAAGATGGCCATCTGGATCCTCGGCGGTGGCGTGCCCAAGAACTACACGCTGCAGGGCGAGCCGCTGCTGGATCAGATCCTCGGCGTGCCCACCGATGGCTTCGACATCGACGTGCAGTTCTGCGTGGACCCGGTGGACAACGGAGCGCTCTCGAGTTGCCCGGCCGGTGAGGGCCACACCTGGGGCAAGGTGTCCATGGAGGCCGTGGAGGCGGGCTCCATGTACGTGCACACCGACGTCACCGCCGTCTTCCCGTGGCTCACCCACGCCCTGCTGAGCGACACGAAGATGAAGCGCAAGCCGCGCCGGCTCATGGACGTGATGCAGGAGGCGGTGGCCTTCCTCGACAAGGACGTGCAGAAGCGCCGCAAGTCGCTGATGAAGACGATCGACTGGAGCCCCGAGGACCCGAAGCCCAACCCGGACGAGCACACCGCGTACGTCCGCTGA
- a CDS encoding OsmC family protein → MSESTPATGVVMNVVSAPGFHCKLEHGPSGTSITTEAPKDNGGTGMSFSPTDLVGAALASCALTTMALAASREGIPFGEARARVEKRMTPPPRRIGELVLEIDMPAGLSAAQRARLEEVAHGCPVTRSLHPDVKLPVSFRYPDAPR, encoded by the coding sequence ATGAGCGAATCCACTCCCGCCACCGGCGTCGTGATGAACGTCGTGAGCGCGCCGGGCTTCCACTGCAAGCTGGAGCACGGCCCGTCCGGTACGTCCATCACCACCGAGGCGCCCAAGGACAACGGTGGCACCGGCATGTCCTTCTCCCCCACGGACCTCGTGGGCGCGGCGCTCGCCTCCTGCGCCCTCACCACCATGGCCCTGGCCGCCTCGCGCGAGGGCATTCCCTTCGGTGAGGCAAGGGCCCGCGTGGAGAAGCGGATGACGCCTCCGCCGCGCCGCATCGGCGAGCTGGTGCTGGAGATCGACATGCCCGCGGGCCTCTCCGCCGCGCAGCGCGCCCGGCTGGAGGAGGTGGCGCATGGGTGCCCCGTCACGCGCAGCCTGCACCCGGACGTGAAGCTGCCGGTCTCCTTCCGCTACCCGGACGCGCCCAGGTAG